Genomic segment of Melospiza melodia melodia isolate bMelMel2 chromosome 13, bMelMel2.pri, whole genome shotgun sequence:
CAAATCTGAAGGCAAGAAAAGAGGAGGCAGACACTTTTGAGGTTTGGACACTCCCAGGTTGGTACAAAGTCAGTGAGAGGACATTGCTCCTCTAATGGCTGTGCCAGAATTCCTTTACTGCAGCATCAGGCAAGGCAATGCCCTCAAGTTTGATTGAGGAACTCAGGATTTTGGAAGGTGTTACCACAGAGGAAGGTGTTACTTTGCTTGTCAGGTACAGCTGCAAGGAAAGAGGTTTCTGAGCCGAAGGCAGAGAGTGGGAAAATGTGTTTGAGGCCAGTCTTCATTGTAATTCTGGGTATTACTTATTTCTCATAGTTTAAAACAGGGAATTGTGGGGGAGAAGTAGCTCCTTGTAACAGGGGAGGCAAGGCATAAATCAACTACCAACCCTTTTATCTTCTGAATTTTTCAGAAATTGATTTTATTTCTGCACATGGTTATTCTGGAGCGTTCATAAGCTGCGTGTTTTGGTCAAGTATGGCAGGCTTAGCTTTTTATTCTGAGCTGTCAATTTTGAAACTCACTCTGAAAGAGCTCCAAGGTAAAATGGTTTTGATCATTACCAGCTGCTGTGTACTTTGTACTCTGTAATATAAACCTGACATTCAATTTTGGTGGGATGATCTAATGAAGTTCTGAGATTTATTTGAGATAATAAAAAAGAACCTCCTTTTTTCAAGGATAAACATGGATAAATTGTCAGATTCATAGCCCATCTCATATGATGCCTGCTGTGTTTTGCACAGTGCCTGGAATGGTCACTGTATGCCTGATTTATACAGACAGTATCACCTTGATGAGTACACAGTGTGTCACTTGAGCAGGATTCATGTCTTTATGGATTTCAGTGGAGAAATATAATGTGAGACAATATAAATATTGCAGATGCTTGCTCCATCACATTGTCTGTTTTATTAGGCAGGTTACCTGTGCTGAAGTGATGTTGGGggtttcttgtttattttttttttaattttttgtgtttctttctgggttttttgggtttctttttgtttgtttgggttttttttttctgttgttgtttttgggggttttttgggttttttttgtcttcttttgatttttgattttttttgtggttttttgttgcttttttttatttggttggttggttttttgtgttttttttttccctgtatataATAAGAAAACATTATTCCGTTAACATTGGTGAGGAAAACTCCTTTCCGTTATATTTTGCTATAGGTGAATTAAATGAATTTGAGATCAGCAAATAAAATGCAATGTAAAACACTAAATATGGTACCATTCCTGCATTTTCCTCCTCACCAGAGATGGGCAAGATAAGTGGAGCAATTGTGGATGAGACCCAAACCAGCCAGACAAGAGGGAAATCCCAGCCAAAGCTCCCAGTGACCTGCCCAGGTGTTTGCACAGCTGGCTCCGTAGGTGTGGGAGTGTTGGTGTGGATGAATGCTGTGGGAGCAATGTCAcacagatcagctgtgtgacatttacAGAGCAAACAGCAAAACTCTGTCCTGTGGAGCTCAGGGAGGGTCTGGGTGTGGGCTGGGCACCTCCACGCGGCTCCATCACGGGTTATACTGACTGGATGCACCCtcaaaacaaagagaaaacaacTTTTTCTCTTGATCATAACGCATTTTGGTCTGTATCCATGAATTTGAAGGTGAACTGTAGCCTGGAGCTTTCCTTTCCTGAGCAAGGAGCCACCTCCACTGGTGTTTAATGGGTTGGGACAAGCTCTCAGCGCAgtccccctgggcactgctgctgctctccctgcctgaACATAATCCTGACACCTCCTGCAGCTCAGGACATGCCTGTGTCTGGGTATGTTGAGAGGAAATTTCCTGTGTTAAGTTAAAATAAATCtggacagaattcccagattGGAGAACAACGGTGGAGAAGTTGGGTTGTGAAAGTCGCCTTCATTTCCCTTAACTTGACAGAGTAATTTTGAGCTCCATGAAGAAAAGAGGACACTATTAGAAATGATCATCCATAGAGATCCCATAAAGCTGAATGTGAAACACAGGGCCAGAACAGCTGTAATTTTTGAATTTCAACAGAATTTAGGTCTCATGCAAAGTAGGTACATAATGGAAAACTTGACCTCTGCTCCatcttcagttaaaaaaaaaaatgttggtgGGAAAAATGGCAACAGATGGCAGAATTTGAACAAGCTTATTTGTCTAATTGTGTAAAAGTCACCGTGGCACAAACTGCCTGGAAAATGACTCTTCTTGAAAGATTTATCCACACAGAGGGTGTTGTGTACATATGCTTCTCACCAGGTGCAAGTTAGTTGTGCACTAAGGAGTGTGTATGCACAGGACTTCCCAAAGTGTCATTTTAAACTAAATATTTGCAGCTCTTCCTTAAACCAcaccagaaaatatttttacaagGTTGAATGTTTCTCTTACACTTGTGGTAAAGCAATCATTCTTATTCTCTAGCATGAGTCACAACTCACAGTGTCAATTGCTGTATAAAATATTACTGAAGTAGTTTGATGGCAGTGAGCAAGGCTTAGTCATGTCTGTCTTCCTCCTCTGTGTCACTTCTGGGCTCTCTTGCCCTTTGCTGCACTGTGGATAAAGCTTCAACATATCCAGGATTAAACTGAATGTGGAAGAGGGGGTGCCTGCCATTCTCAAAACTCAAATCCCTTGTGAATTTTTACTGCATGTTTAATTCTGGgccctgtgacggtgttcacaggggtttgaagatgagggaagagacgaggatctgactccatgtttcagaagactgatttattattttatcatatatattatactaaaactatactaaaagaatagaggaaaggatttcatcagaaggctggctaagaatagaaaaagaaagaatgaacaacaaaggtttgtggctcagacactgtgtccaagccagctgactgtgattggccattaattagaaacaaccacatgagaccaatcccagatgcacctgttgcattccacagcagcagataatcattgtttgcattttgttcctgaggcctctcagcttctcaggaggaaaaatcctaaggaaaggattttttggaaaatatcatggctacagggcCCTTCTGTTTGAATGGATGCTTCTGAGAAATTCTGGCCCAAGTGATTTACCCCTGGTAAGTACCAGTGGTCACTAGTGTGGCTAAAGGGAAAAGTGCCCTGTTCTTGACTCTGGTGCATTTTTACAGCAGGATCATGCTGGCAGACATTAGAGATGCTTGTTTACAGACTTGCCTGTGAGGTTCCAGAGAGAGAAGCTGAGAAAATCGCTGGTCCTTCTCAAGTAGCTGCTGTCTTTGGACAAAGATTACATGCATGCTGCCATGTGAAGCTTGGGACACTTCCCAAGTCATTATTCAGGAGCGTGCAGGTGCATGCTGAGGCTCTGAAACCCCCACATAACAATGCCAAGCTGACAATCATCCCTTGAAGCAGCATCAGCTCAAAcaggctgtgctcagccttgCCTCTCGTGCTGTGCTCTGAAAACAAACCGGTGCTGCATGCAGATGTGCTCCAGAGCCAGTGAAATGGAAATGGTGAGGCTGGGATTCATCCAGTGTGTTCCAAATATGCCCAGCCACCTCTGTGATTGCTTGTTGGGGGTAGGAAAAGAACATCCTTCATCTCAGTGTCAGCAACTTGTGTCAAGAATGCAGCCATGGTTGAGAGAAACAACACCAGAAAAGAATGTTCATATTTTATCTGTTCATTCCTGGTAATGTGGTACCAGTTGAGCTGACGTGACAAATTAATCGGTGCTGTTGTACAAAGATACTAAAAGAACTATGTAAAAACTAATGCAGATATTATACATTGAACTCATTTTCTAATTGATTTTTTTGGACATTATATCTCCCTCCAAGCATTTGCGAGTTTGTAGGTGCCTTAGTATGTACAATGCTATTTACACAGGGTTTTCTCCTAGGTACTTTTTCTGGGTGTATATAAGCAGATAATTGTACATGGGTTTGTCAAAGGTGTGCTCTTGCTGTCAGTGACTGCCCAAACAGGAAAAGCAGTGCAAGGCAATGGGATTGAGTTCATGCACAGTGCTGGGCATGCAGTCCATGTGTGCACCTCTCCCTCACTCTGTGTGTCTTTAAAAGATCTCTTGGACCATCCAAGGATTGGATTTTCTCAGAAATTGCTCAaatgaggcaggagagaaagggaatCACCAGAATTCAGTACCTACAATTTAAAAACTTTAAAACCTCTTTACTTCAATCATTATATAAGATGAGCTGTAAACCAGCAAACCAAATTTCAGAATGAATTAAGTTGGAAAATATCTCTGAGGTCATTGAATCCAAATTGGGGCAAAAAAAGAAGTTAACTCCTGTTCTCAATTCCTATTCTCTTTTGACATTGTGCAGTCTGGTGTGCTCAAACATCAATCATTGTTATGGAAAAAAGCACTGGAACCCCATAATGGAAATTCTGAAAAGTTATGGCCATGAGGAGTTAAGAAAACTCATTTTAATATCTTGATTCCTTTATTTTTGGAGGCATAAGCCCCCATAAACTGACGCCTCTAGTATGAGGTCAGCCATGGTAAGTGCATATGGCAGTGAGGGGATTTAAAAGATAAAAACCCCAGGAAATCGCCATCAGTCAGTTTGTGCACATGGCAAGGTGACTTTTTGGGTACACAAAGGTCTCAAGAACATGGCTTTGCTTAGATCTCAATCAATTTCACTTACAGAGCATCCCAATATCAAATTCTTTAATTATCCCCTAATTAAAATATTATTGCTATCTTCAGTTTCAGATAATAGAGTGCACACTTAGTTTACACAACTTGTTTTTGTGTCTGTGTTAATCTCTTTTGCTGCTATAGGCTTTAGACCTATACTTTGAGGAGTATGGGGGAGATTCTGTTCTGGTTTTTTGTGCCCTCACACCTCACCTTCTGTGACTGCTGTAGCTGGGTCCTTACCTCTGAATTTAAAAACTAATTGGATTGACAAAATTATTTTGTCTAATATTTACCTCTGAATTAAGCTGTGTGTTTGAAAGCAGGATTTTTTGGTACAGTCTTTGATTTCCACTTTCCATAAGAAATGAAATATTTCTCTATGAGGAGAAGGATAAAATATGAGAATGAATTTAGAATGAACACCTCTGAAAAAATTAAATTGCGTTGAAATGAAAATGACAAGATTTTATATGTGGGGGAAGAAAAGACAAGATAATCCAAAGGGAAATAAGCAATCCGAAACTTTACTACTATCTAGTCAAAATTATTGCTTTTTACTTAAAATTTTTGCTTGACATGAAAATATTAGTTTACTTGTCTGCtgtcttggattttttttgttcaaGATATTGCTTTTCTTCTGGCTTTAAAAGGCATCTTTACAAACAGTCCTTTAAAACCACTTGTTACCTTGTTTACACTACTCAGCAGGGAATAGGAGCTGAAGTAACAGAGCCAAATAAATGCAACTGGCCAGTACTAATTACCTGTGAGTATTAGAAGGGTGCTTCTGTCTTCCCTGAGAAACTGTAAACCAGATTCTGCTGTGCCATATAAGCTTGCTATATAAACATGCAAATCATTGATCAGGTTTTgtttaaagggaaaataaaacctGTCAAAGTCTTCACCTTCATTTgtcattaaaaatataaattccCTGTTGTTGTCTTTTACTTCAAATTAATTAAAAGAGATAGGGAGGGGGTAGTGGTAGGTAAAGTCCAGGTTTGATCCAATCAGAAGTTTGATACAATCAGAAATATATATCCAGGTTTGACACAATCAGAAGTGCAATTTTGCACTGGTGTTGCTGGGGTTTTTCACTCATGCAATGAGCACTTGCTGATGTGGGAATGCACCAAGCCCTGCAGATGTAAATGTGAGCGTATCAATTTATGTGGATGTGTAGATTAAGCTGAAAAGGAACTGGGACGaggcaggaggaggaaggagagtcAGGCTTTTGTTGTGAATCCAGCTGAAGGGTTAATTTTGCCCTTTAATTTTACCTTAAAGCGCTCTGAACCAGCAGAGGAGTGAATCCAAATGCTgcccagctttgttctggttctcacagagctgagcctgctgcaAGACGAGCTGAGATTCCTCTCCCAGTGGAAGCTCAGACACCAAGCTCTGGCTCCCTGGCCTGCTGGCAGGGTCAGGGCCTGAAAAAGCCCAGGAGGGCTCCAATATCCAGCAGTCCTCTCCTGGTGTTGGTGACTGCAGTGCAGACAATTGGTTGCATCAATCAGAGCACCAGCACCTCTCAGAGCACCAAATACCATTAAATTCTAAGGgtggtgtagccatgatatttccTCAAAAATCCTTTCCCTTCACTTGAGAGTTTGGCTTAAGAACTCTGGTGGGTCACTTCcaaatcagaatattctgtgattagaGACAGTAAAAAGTGGAATGTCAAGTATTTTATTCTCACAAGACACTCTGGTAGAGAAGAGAAAGTCTTCTCAAACGCAGAAATTGAACTAAAACACCTGGGATATTTTTTGCATGTTAACTCAGATATAATTGTTGCTAAAATAAGCAAGTGCAAATTGTTTGCAGCAATGAAAAGAACTACCCTGTTGGGCAGGAAGTGGCATTTATTCTTGCTTGTTATTATGATGGAAAGATTTGATATTCCTGGTGACTATGAAGATTAAACCAGAGATTTATGTTAATGCAAAGGATTAAAAGAATTTTAATAACACTTATAAAGATGCAAATGTTCTCCTGCATTTTATCTTTTTGCAGATGAACGTGCCATAAGGGAAATATTGAAGGGGGAGAACACATCCTCACTCTGAATTGCAACATCTGGTTTAATACTGCTCTCACATGGTCATTAAGTATTAGTTGTTTTCACCAGTGTGTTTATGAACAGTGTGAGTTTGATTAGActttttttccctgacaaactTAAGAATATCAGGAATCAGGGATCAACATCCACCTCCAAACACATGGGGCCTGTGAATGGCTTCATGCCTTGCACATTTCAACAAACTGTAAATATTTCTCAGTGTATTTCCCTTCTTGCTGCTCCATCACTTAAAGACTTATTTTCTGAACAGCAAAGAGTTTGAAGTACTGGCTGCACTTCAGAATTGCCAGCTGTGCTCCCCTCATTTCAAACACCCCCACGTGCAAACACAGGCCACACCAGCCTGGAAAATTCTGTGCTTTATTTGGGGACCCTGACATATTATACATATATGTACATACATTTCATGTGGAGAAATTATAGAAAAAAATATGATTTGAAAAAGGAGGCAATTAAGGTGAAGTTGTAAAGATCTGTTTATATTCTGGTTTGTGTTTTTTCCCTGCTCTTCGACCAATTGTTTGCTAACAGGTAAGTATATATAAACAGATGCCACCTGGATTTGTCACACAATTCAACTGATGTGACTGTGGAAATAGCCAGGCCCTTAAATTAATATAAATCTTCAAAAGGTTTGGAGTAGTTGAACATCAAGTAATCCATGTAGTAAAAGTCATAGCTTTGTTGTCGTTGAGAAGGAGAAAGCTGTGCAAAATATTGTTGTGTAATTTTAGTGGTAGTTCTTTCTTCATCGGAGTGACGATCTTTAAACTTGGGGAAAGTTAAATTTTGTGGAGCACCAATTAAGTGCAAGAAAAagtttgcatcttcttccatACTTTCAAATTTCCCAACGAAGTCGTAGTCTATTAAACACGGGCTGCACAGCCTATTGACATGATCCCAGTGTATGTCCATCCCCACTGGCCTGTGTACATCCAGCAGGTACTGAATGAACTCTTTGAACTTGACTCCAGAGCCTGTCCTTAGAGCTTCTTTGGTGGCATTGACACGGTACCTGGCGATGATGGCTTTCCCAAAGACAGGGTGGTAGTAGTTGTTTGGATGCTCAAACTTGTCCCGAAAGGCAGACACCAGCTTTTCAAAGGGCTCACGAATAAACAGCATTTTTGTGTAGGTGCTGAGCCTGTGGTAGATGCCCTTGTGGTCAAAGCCATCCAGCCTTTTCAGGTAGTTGCCATAGTGCACGGTGTTGTGCTGGATGTCCTTGGTGGAGGAGGCCAGCCCATTCAGCACCATCAGCACACGCTTCCAGTTGGAGCAGCCAGCTTTTGGCACCTCACAGTACAGAACCCTGTATTTATCCTCTACAAATATCCTGGACACGTGGTACGGAGTGATTATTCTTCTGCTGTTACTCTTGTATTTGGAGCAAGTCTCCCTCATAATCCGCTTCCTTTCTCCTTGGATCTCATAGAGACTTCTCCACTTGCTGTTGTTTCTATCCTCATATTTAAGTGTGGGCAGGTTGAGAATGGAGCTGTTCATGGAAATCAGAATTGGGCTCTTTTTAATTATAAACCTCCTCCTGCGTTTATGGAGCTTTATGGAATTAATTTCTTCACCTTTCTGTTGATCTTTCATAGCAAACATGATGCTGCTTTGCCTTCTGTCGGTGCTTTGAAGCTTGGTGGGCACACTTTCAGATGGCTCTAATGAGTTGCTCTGCTTAACTGTTGCTGCTCTGTCTGCAGTATTTTTTCTTAATCTTCTGTCCTGGTTATTGCTGGAAACACAGTCCTGCTGAGGAAAAAC
This window contains:
- the CHST8 gene encoding carbohydrate sulfotransferase 8 isoform X2 yields the protein MRLTCMFSFILLFGAVGLVVFIHLQDPEEIVHQQTPGIKYNMGFQQPKKDCVSSNNQDRRLRKNTADRAATVKQSNSLEPSESVPTKLQSTDRRQSSIMFAMKDQQKGEEINSIKLHKRRRRFIIKKSPILISMNSSILNLPTLKYEDRNNSKWRSLYEIQGERKRIMRETCSKYKSNSRRIITPYHVSRIFVEDKYRVLYCEVPKAGCSNWKRVLMVLNGLASSTKDIQHNTVHYGNYLKRLDGFDHKGIYHRLSTYTKMLFIREPFEKLVSAFRDKFEHPNNYYHPVFGKAIIARYRVNATKEALRTGSGVKFKEFIQYLLDVHRPVGMDIHWDHVNRLCSPCLIDYDFVGKFESMEEDANFFLHLIGAPQNLTFPKFKDRHSDEERTTTKITQQYFAQLSPSQRQQSYDFYYMDYLMFNYSKPFEDLY
- the CHST8 gene encoding carbohydrate sulfotransferase 8 isoform X1, which codes for MRLTCMFSFILLFGAVGLVVFIHLQDPEEIVHQQTPGIKYNMGFQQPKKQDCVSSNNQDRRLRKNTADRAATVKQSNSLEPSESVPTKLQSTDRRQSSIMFAMKDQQKGEEINSIKLHKRRRRFIIKKSPILISMNSSILNLPTLKYEDRNNSKWRSLYEIQGERKRIMRETCSKYKSNSRRIITPYHVSRIFVEDKYRVLYCEVPKAGCSNWKRVLMVLNGLASSTKDIQHNTVHYGNYLKRLDGFDHKGIYHRLSTYTKMLFIREPFEKLVSAFRDKFEHPNNYYHPVFGKAIIARYRVNATKEALRTGSGVKFKEFIQYLLDVHRPVGMDIHWDHVNRLCSPCLIDYDFVGKFESMEEDANFFLHLIGAPQNLTFPKFKDRHSDEERTTTKITQQYFAQLSPSQRQQSYDFYYMDYLMFNYSKPFEDLY